The following coding sequences are from one Eucalyptus grandis isolate ANBG69807.140 chromosome 11, ASM1654582v1, whole genome shotgun sequence window:
- the LOC104427142 gene encoding delta-latroinsectotoxin-Lt1a-like isoform X2, which yields MDVKLSIGGEDVDMNKSIKEEIQKDEGGASTELLENKMDSLEEGIWKSRRERMNNALAAAQAAEGQDPAKAYADARKLADVIEGADVEEFISEIERLANQTDLSAIFNFSGLWSGSLLHVAAAANKDDFLRLLLDHVSDHLIAAQNEWEDTPLHMAAKAGGSRAAMMLIRRARDSANVAGNIWFLRMKNKHGNTALHEAVLNGHFDMVRLLLREDLEPVYWKNLAGKSPLHLALDTDNSAIHEVLFSRSLKPSRIEGMPPIHGAVVRDNYGLVANILQWNKKLFAMTDCEKHNVFHIAAYFKRSQVLISYYQNLNIWPENGTILGIFPFI from the exons ATGGACGTAAAGCTATCTATAGGTGGGGAGGACGTCGACATGAACAAGTCGATCAAGGAGGAGATCcagaaggatgaaggaggagcTTCCACGGAATTGTTGGAGAACAAAATGGATTCTTTGGAAGAAGGAATTTGGAAGAGTAGACGTGAGAGAATGAATAATGCATTGGCAGCTGCGCAAGCCGCAGAGGGACAGGATCCAGCAAAAGCGTATGCAGATGCTCGAAAACTGGCTGATGTCATCGAAGGCGCTGACGTCGAAGAGTTCATTTCCGAGATCGAAAGGCTAGCCAATCAAACCGATCTGTCTGCTATTTTCAATTTCTCGGGGCTATGGAGTGGTTCACTGCTCCACGTTGCAGCAGCCGCCAACAAGGACGACTTCCTAAGGCTTCTGCTTGATCATGTCAGTGACCACCTCATAGCTGCCCAAAATGAATGGGAAGATACCCCACTCCACATGGCCGCTAAGGCCGGGGGATCTAGAGCCGCCATGATGTTGATTCGCCGGGCAAGAGACTCGGCCAATGTTGCGGGCAATATTTGGTTCCTGAGGATGAAGAACAAACATGGAAACACTGCCTTGCACGAGGCCGTGCTCAATGGTCACTTCGACATGGTGCGCCTTTtgttaagagaagatttggagcCTGTGTACTGGAAGAATCTGGCTGGGAAATCTCCCCTTCACCTGGCCCTTGACACCGACAACTCCGCTATACATGAGGTTTTATTTTCACGCTCACTCAAACCATCGAGGATAGAAGGCATGCCACCCATTCATGGTGCTGTTGTACGTGACAACTATG GATTAGTCGCCAATATACTCCAATGGAACAAGAAGCTATTTGCAATGACTGATTGTGAAAAGCACAATGTATTCCATATAGCTGCTTACTTCAAGCGGTcccaagtattgatatcttactACCAGAATTTGAATATCTGGCCCGAGAACGGGACAATATTGGGGATCTTCCCATTCATATAG
- the LOC104427142 gene encoding protein ACCELERATED CELL DEATH 6-like isoform X1 — protein sequence MGHVEQIKKLHLVSQLPDGRGRTVLHVAAKYGKFSAVRYILRHLEVGKHINAVDHAGNTPLHLAAMHSQPRALTLLLLDNRIQVTVTNNKCLTALDIARECITRKHAFRNDSVYWLLQGHPIQKGRTLDGDSLIHRPKALDKRFVCSGRNIKSRDIVRDLINSRMVVATLVATVTFAAGFAVPGGFNGSDAASKDDRGMATMLDNRQFQVFVIFNTFAMFSSIAALSILIWERLDEVDSSVSAFKATTQPLQWAIVTMSVAFYTGVASTVSKLPWLVNIITLIGFLFLFFSVSRMLTASATSLVLSIPTCRRTVLLALAYFFMRSVDASIDDDAEEDGTTSETSASRPTDGAGQSKTDDSATAKCGDAPHPPSH from the exons ATGGGACAtgttgaacaaatcaaaaagcTACATCTGGTATCACAGTTGCCCGACGGACGAGGAAGAACCGTTCTTCATGTTGCAGCAAAATATGGGAAATTTTCAGCAGTGAGATATATACTCAGACATCTAGAAGTGGGGAAGCACATAAATGCAGTAGATCATGCTGGAAATACACCTCTGCACTTGGCTGCGATGCATTCACAACCCAGAGCTTTGACTCTTCTTTTGCTGGATAATAGAATTCAAGTCACCGTTACCAACAACAAATGCCTGACCGCTCTCGACATTGCTCGAGAATGCATCACAAGGAAGCACGCATTTCGGAAT GACTCGGTATACTGGCTGTTGCAAGGCCATCCCATTCAGAAAGGTCGAACTCTTGACGGAGACTCACTCATACATAGGCCGAAAGCTCTTGATAAAAGGTTTGTCTGCTCGGGCAGAAACATAAAGAGCAGGGACATCGTCAGAGATCTCATCAATTCCCGTATGGTGGTGGCAACACTTGTGGCCACTGTGACTTTCGCGGCTGGTTTCGCTGTTCCTGGAGGATTTAATGGCTCGGACGCAGCCTCCAAAGATGACCGGGGCATGGCTACCATGCTGGACAATCGTCAGTTCCAGGTTTTCGTGATTTTCAACACCTTTGCGATGTTCAGCTCAATTGCCGCACTTTCCATCCTCATCTGGGAGCGGCTAGATGAAGTGGACAGTTCGGTATCCGCATTTAAGGCCACAACGCAACCGCTACAATGGGCAATCGTGACGATGTCCGTCGCTTTCTATACTGGTGTCGCCTCGACCGTTAGCAAACTCCCGTGGCTTGTGAACATCATAACATTAATAGgattccttttcttgtttttctcagTTTCTAGAATGTTAACTGCCAGTGCTACTTCTCTAGTCTTGTCTATTCCTACTTGTCGTCGGACGGTCTTGCTTGCTCTCGCTTATTTTTTTATGCGGTCTGTTGACGCGTCCATTGATGATGATGCGGAAGAGGACGGCACGACGAGCGAGACCTCCGCTAGTCGGCCGACGGATGGTGCTGGTCAGTCGAAGACCGATGACTCGGCGACAGCAAAATGTGGGGACGCGCCACATCCTCCAAGTCACTGA